The window CCTCCGGGACAGATGTCCTCTTATATTTTCAATCTTAAGCCCGGTGACAAGGTCACTATCTCCGGTCCTTACGGTGAGTTCTTCGCCCGTGAAACGGACAACGAGATGGTCTTCATCGGTGGTGGTGCCGGTATGGCTCCGATGCGTTCTCACATCCTTGACCAACTGCTGCGTCTCAACACAGACCGTAAGATGACCTACTTCTACGGTGCACGTAGCTTGAAAGAGATGTTCTACGTCGAAGAGCTTAATGGCCTGCAAGAGAAGTACCCCAACTTCTCATGGCATTGCGCATTATCTGATCCGATGCCGGAAGACAACTGGGAAGGGCCGGTCGGATTTATCCACAATGTCATGTACGACCTGTACATCAAAGACCACGAGGCCCCGGAAGACTGCGAATACTACATGTGCGGTCCTCCGATGATGGCCAACGCCGTCACCAACATGCTCATGGAGCAAGGTGTCGAGCGTGAAAACATCATGTTTGACGACTTCGGTGGTTAAACTGATTAAGTTGTGATATCGCCCCCTTATGTTATTCTTTTGACAGGATCAACATAAGGGGGCGTCTTTTATTCTGGAGGGAATGTCATGCCATACGGACAAGCAAAAGAGATCTTAGAATATGCTCGTGAATTTCATCGCAAGGCAGGTGCTTATTATCAAAAGCTTTCCTGTCAGACCCAGAGTGCTCGTGTCAAACTGCTTCTCGACTACCTGGTGCGCCATGAAAAGCATCTCGAGAAAACCTTGAGTGATTATGAGCAAAGTATCGCAACAAAAGCGCTGAACAGCTGGTATCAGTTTTCTCAAGACCAAAGAACTTTCCAACCACTGGACTCTCTTAGTTATTCCGAAGAGATGACGGTCGATGAGATCATCAAATCAGGCACGACCATTGACAACTGCCTGATCGCATCGTACAAAGGGATGGCAGACACGGCGACATCCGCAGAGATTCGAGAGATCTTCGAAAACCTGCTCGCCATGGAAGAACAGGAAAAACATGTCAAAGCCCGCATTGCATTGGGGATTAATGACATGTAAGAGAAGCTCAACTCTCTTGATATTTTCGGGCCACGTCTGCATAGACGTGGCCTTTCTTATTTTCTGGAGTCCTTTTCATGCTTCGACGCATTATTATCCTCGTAACACTGGTTCTTATCGGTACCGTCGTGTATCTTAACCACGCGCCAAAAGGCCAAATCGGCCCCCTGTTGCTTAGTGGTTCAACTATGGGAACAACGTATCACTTAAAGGTTTTTGTTCCACCAGAGTCTAAATTAAACACTGACGAGATCTCTAAACAGGTCAGCGCATCTCTTGATAAGATCGATCGGCTGATGTCAACATACAAAGAGGATTCTGAGGTCTCCCGATTTAACGCGCTGCCGAGTAATCAGTGGTTACCCATCTCCGAACCCACCTATCACGTCATTAATGCGGCAGTGCGCTACAGCGCTATGAGTGATGGTGCATTTGATATTACAGTTGGAAAACTTGTCAATTTATGGGGCTTTGGACCAACCATTAATGTCAATGCAATCCCGGATGCAAAAAACATCGACCGACTTCGCAACAAAATCGGCTACACCAAATTACAGATGCGTCCTGATCCGATGGAAATTTTGAAAGAATCTGACGCAATCTATATTGATCTTTCCGCAATTGCCAAAGGCTATGCAGTTGATGCGGTGGCTGCCGTTCTTGAACAAAATGCCCTGCATAACTACATGGTCGAAATCGGCGGGGAGATCAGAACATCAGGACACAAACAAACAGGACAGCCATGGTCTATAGGTATTGAAAGCCCGGTCACCGATCAGCGCTCTGTACAAAAAGTGCTCCATTTGCAACAATCTGCCATGGCAACTTCCGGCGACTATCGCAACTATTTTGAACACAATGGACAGCGTTTCTCCCATACCATTGATCCACGCACCGGTTATCCGATCACACATAAACTGGCCTCAGTCACCGTTCTTGCGGAAACCTGCATGGACGCTGATGCTTTAGCCACATTGTTGACCGTTTTAGGTCCTGAGTCGGGTATGGAATTTGCTGAGAAAAACAACTTAGCTGTTTTTATGATTATTAAAACCAACGATGGATTTACAGAAAAATCCAGTACGTCCTTCACCCCATTCCTCAAACAGTAAACGGGTAAACTTTATGAAAATATTCATCCCTGCAATTCTCATTTTTTTATTGGCTTTTATCGGATTATCCATTGGCATCATTTTCGGTCGCAAAGGAATCAGCGGTTCCTGCAGCAGCAATGAAGGCAAACTTGCGGATTTAACGTGTACATGCGGTCGTGATGAAAATGATGGAACGAGTTGCGAAAACATCGCAGTCGAAGTCATTGATCCGGTGAAAAATCCTGAAGCATATCAAGAACTTTTAGCTGATATAAAAAAGCGAGACGTTACTGCCCAGTAATTTTGTTCATAAATATTCGCCGTACACTGTTTATGATCGTACTTTTATTTCACTATATCTTTCCGTTTTGACACTACAGTTTGCCTAGCAGGGGTGCTAGAGGGCGTTGTTATCAATCTGATGATTGATAACAACGCCCTTCCCTTTTCATTATGGCCAATTTGGTGACCACCCATGAGCTGTAGATCATACCTGCCCCTTTAATCGCTTTAATGGCGTTCTTGCACAGCTAAAACATTGCAATGGACACAATCGCAACAGACTTTTCACGCTCTTACAATAGCCTCAGGGTGAGCATATACGTCCGGTGATTTCATCATCACCCACACCAGTCGAGTTATTGACAATTTCCATTCAACATCACGGCCACAAGATCATTCTTTAATTCCACACACACCCAAATTCTGGCCATCGACTTCATATATATCCCTGTATGTTTTATCGTTTTTGATCGCTCAGATGTAAAGATATCTATAAATGAAACGCCAGACACAAAAAAGCCCTTCGGGAAAATCCGAAGGGCTTTTTATTCAGCGTGATCTGACGACGTATTACATCAATGTTTCAACGGCATGCTTTGCTGTCGCCAAAAGGCTCTGAGGCATGGCACCGATGATAATAATGGCCAGAATAAAGAATGTTCCGAGCAATTTAGCCGTGAACGGCAATGCAATCACCTCCTGATCGGAGTCAGGAGCACAATAGGCTGCTCGGGCCATCTTGAGATAGTAAAATGCAGCCACAGCCGCATTGATAACGGCAAGAATAACCAGTGCATAAAAACCCTTATGAATTGCCCCGGTAAACAGCATAAACTTACCAATAAAACCGATTGTCGGCGGAATACCGGCCATACCAAAGGCAGAGACCAACAAAGTCAACGCCAACAAGGGTGAACGGCGAGACAGTCCTTTCAAGTCATCAAAAGAGACGTTCTCACCATCCGGAGCTACGTTGTAAATGACGTAGAAACAACCCAGATTCATCAGCAGGTAGCCAATGACATAGAACACGGCCGCAGACATACCCATCTCATCAGCGGTCAGGATACCAATCATGACATAACCGGCGTGGGCAATACTGGAATACGCCAGCAGACGCTTAAGATCCGTCTGTACCAAGGCAGTCAAGTTACCAAGGGTCATAGACAGAACCGCGATAACAGCAAGAACCCAGGTTAACTGGCTGACATCATAACCAGCGACAGCAACAAAACGGATCAGCAACAGAACGGCACCAACTTTCGGCAGCGTTGCAACAAAGCTGGTTGTTTCGTTGGATGCACCCTGATAAACATCAGGAGTCCAGAAATGCATCGGAAACAGTGCCAGTTTGTAGAAAAACGCCGTCATGACAAGAATCATGGCGATAACAGCCAAAGGTTGAGTTGCAACCAGTGACGGCATCAACTGAGCCAGTTCATTGAGGTAGGTGGTATGGGCCAGGCCGAAAATATAGCTCATGCCATACAGGGTCAGTCCAGTTGAAGCAGCACCAAACAGAACATACTTGATACCGGCTTCCACGTGGATACGCCCCTGGCCATTGCGAAACGGAATCACCACATACAGTGCGTAAGATGAAATCTCGAGGCTAAGCAGAATCGTCAATAACTCCACTGAACTGCTCAGGAACATCAGCCCCAGAGCACTGATAGCCAGAAACATGTTGTATTCACAGTGGAGCTTACCTTCGATCCCGGTTAAACCACGACCAAGCAAGAACACCAGAAACAGGCCCCCGACAATCACCATCTTAAACAACTGAGAAAGCGAATCGACCAGATAAGCATCAAAGAAAAGACTGTCTTGTGCGTTCATGGACATAAACGTGGCCACAAGCGTCACGGCAGTCAATAACAGGCTGGCACCTTGAATGGTACCAGTGCGAAACTTGCCCAAGGTCATGAAGAACAAGACCAGGACCGTTAACATCAGTGCCAACTCGGGCAGAAAAGCTGTGTTTAACATAATTGATCCGATTCTTGAGTTAGAAGAGGTTCTTGACCCAGGCACCTGCTTGATTAAGCAGGGCGTGGTGTTCACCATGGTGAACAGCTTCCTGTACCGCGCTACCGGCATCAACCTGATGGATCAGGTGAGCCACACTGGTATCCATCATGTCAAGCAACGGCGTCGGATGTAAACCGATCCAGAATACGAATACGGTCAAGAATGCCAGTTGAATAAATTCTCTAAAGTTACAATCGGTCAGATGGTGTTCATCGCCATGATCATCACCGTGGTGGCCATGACCATCTGAATCGTCCCAAACCATTTTTTGCAACAGACGCAGCATATAGGCTGCTGCGAGAATCGCACCAGGAATTGCCAAAGCGCCAACCAGAGGATATTTATCAAACGCTCCGAACAGAACCAGGAATTCGCCGACAAAACTATTGGTACCTGGGAAGGCCAGCGAAGACAGGGAGAAGATGCCGAGGAAAGTGACATAAATCGGCATGAACATCCCCAGCTTACTGTTATCGGAAATCTCACGGCTATGTGTACGCTCATAGATCAGACCGATCAGGATAAACAGAGCACCTGTCGTGACACCGTGGTTGATCATCTGCAGCATGGCACCTTTGATACCGGCATCATTCAGCAGGAAAATACCCAGTGTGACAAAACCCATGTGGCCAACAGAGGAGTAAGCAATCAACTTCTTAATATCCGATTGACCAAGAGCCAGATAGCCACCAACGATGATACTGACCAACGACATGATGATCAGGTACGGCATGCAGTAGACCGTTGCGGCAGGTGCCATGGGCAGGCAGAAACGCAGGAAACCGTAACCACCCATTTTCAGCAGGATACTGGCCAGAATAACTGAACCGGCGACCGGGGCCTGAACGTGAGCAGCAGGCAGCCAGGTATGGAACGGGAACATCGGCATTTTGATGGCGAAGCCGAGAGCACACGCCAGGAAGATCCACATCTGATAGGAGAACGCAAAGTTATGATCCATCAACTCAGGGATAAAGAAGGTCCCTGTGGTGATGTACATCGCAACAATGGAAACCAGCAGGAAGATACTACCGGCAAAGGTGTAAAGGAAGAACTTGATCGAAGCATAATCCTTCCTGTCACCACCCCAGATTGCGATGATGAGATACATCGGCACCAGCATCCCTTCCCAGAAGATATAGAAGAGAACCGTGTTCAGGCTGACAAAAACGCCGAGCATCGCTGTTTCCATCAACAAGGTCACAATGATGAATTCCTTCATCCGTGTCTTGATATAGGTCCAAGAGCACAGGATACACAGCGGCATGACCAGCGTCGTCAACAGAACCAGCAGGACACTGATTCCATCCACACCAACCACATAATCGAGGTTGAGTGCCGGGAACCAATGGCGCAGTTCGACGAACTGATATTTCGCCGTGGTCTGATCAAATCGAGACCACAACGGCAATGAGATAACAGCAGTCACCAGAGTCACTGCCAGACCCCAGAATTTCAATAGTGTGTCACCACGCAAAAACATGGCCACAACAGCCCCGACTACCGGTATCAGCAGCAGCATCGATAAGATCGGGAAATTTAATGTATTCAGGATTAGATACTTTTCCATGACTTCCTACTGTCTATGAGTAATTGCCTATCCACTTACACGCAGGCTGTGTCAGATCAGAACCACGACAATCAGTACCAGGAAGAGCAGTACAACAGCCCCGCCAATGTATTGTTGCAATTTACCGGTCTGGAACTGACGAACCTGCTCGCCTCCCTTGACGACTCCGCGCGCACTGCCATCCAGTGCCCAGTCAATGCCTTCCCAATCAAACCAGGAAAGAGCGCGAGCCATCGCCATGGTAAAACGCAATCCGACAGTCTGGTAAACATTACTAACCCACTCATTGGTTGCACTGATGGGCTTGCGGGCGACCCACATGAACCAACCGGCACCGCGACGGTAAAACCAGTCGAGATCGAGGTTGGACACATCGTGGGGTTTGAGGTACTTCACCATGAGATAGAAACCCAAGCCGGTGAAACCGAGCAGATGAAACGTCTCTGTCAGGTGATAGCTGTTGTACGGATGGTAATTAACCGCGTACGGCAGCATGTCGTACAGGTAATCCGGGTAAACACCAAGGAAGATGCACATAAAGGCTGCCATAAACATACCGACTTGCATATTCCAGTAAGCTTCTTTCGGTTTGAGGCCGCAATCGTTAGGTCCAAACCAGATGAAGTAAGGCAGCTTGATGCCGACCGAAAGGAACGTACCAACGGCCGCCAGAGAAAGCATCAGCATCAGGATCAACTGATGGTTGGCACCTGCCGCAGCAATGATCATCGACTTACTGATAAATCCACTAGTGAGCGGGAAGCCAGAGATGGCGATACCGCCTATGACCGTAAAAATCATCGACAAGGGCATGTATTTGTAAAGGCCACCAAGCTCACTAAGCTTAGAACGACCCGTCATCTCCAGGACACTACCAACACCCATGAACAACAGGGCTTTATAGAGGATGTGAGCATAGGCATGAGCACAGGCACCGTTAATTGCCATCTCGGTGCCGATCCCAACACCACATACCATGTAACCGACCTGACTGACAATGTGATAGGCCAGAATCCGGCGGGCGTCATTTTCGATAACCGCGTAGCCAACCCCATACAGGGTCATGATGGCACCCATGATCGCCAGTGTTTCAAAACCGGCAAACCCACGTGCCAGAACATAAACGGCTGTTTTGGTGGTAAACGCACACATGA of the Desulfuromonas acetoxidans DSM 684 genome contains:
- a CDS encoding FAD:protein FMN transferase, whose product is MLRRIIILVTLVLIGTVVYLNHAPKGQIGPLLLSGSTMGTTYHLKVFVPPESKLNTDEISKQVSASLDKIDRLMSTYKEDSEVSRFNALPSNQWLPISEPTYHVINAAVRYSAMSDGAFDITVGKLVNLWGFGPTINVNAIPDAKNIDRLRNKIGYTKLQMRPDPMEILKESDAIYIDLSAIAKGYAVDAVAAVLEQNALHNYMVEIGGEIRTSGHKQTGQPWSIGIESPVTDQRSVQKVLHLQQSAMATSGDYRNYFEHNGQRFSHTIDPRTGYPITHKLASVTVLAETCMDADALATLLTVLGPESGMEFAEKNNLAVFMIIKTNDGFTEKSSTSFTPFLKQ
- a CDS encoding NADH-quinone oxidoreductase subunit N, producing the protein MLNTAFLPELALMLTVLVLFFMTLGKFRTGTIQGASLLLTAVTLVATFMSMNAQDSLFFDAYLVDSLSQLFKMVIVGGLFLVFLLGRGLTGIEGKLHCEYNMFLAISALGLMFLSSSVELLTILLSLEISSYALYVVIPFRNGQGRIHVEAGIKYVLFGAASTGLTLYGMSYIFGLAHTTYLNELAQLMPSLVATQPLAVIAMILVMTAFFYKLALFPMHFWTPDVYQGASNETTSFVATLPKVGAVLLLIRFVAVAGYDVSQLTWVLAVIAVLSMTLGNLTALVQTDLKRLLAYSSIAHAGYVMIGILTADEMGMSAAVFYVIGYLLMNLGCFYVIYNVAPDGENVSFDDLKGLSRRSPLLALTLLVSAFGMAGIPPTIGFIGKFMLFTGAIHKGFYALVILAVINAAVAAFYYLKMARAAYCAPDSDQEVIALPFTAKLLGTFFILAIIIIGAMPQSLLATAKHAVETLM
- a CDS encoding complex I subunit 4 family protein; amino-acid sequence: MEKYLILNTLNFPILSMLLLIPVVGAVVAMFLRGDTLLKFWGLAVTLVTAVISLPLWSRFDQTTAKYQFVELRHWFPALNLDYVVGVDGISVLLVLLTTLVMPLCILCSWTYIKTRMKEFIIVTLLMETAMLGVFVSLNTVLFYIFWEGMLVPMYLIIAIWGGDRKDYASIKFFLYTFAGSIFLLVSIVAMYITTGTFFIPELMDHNFAFSYQMWIFLACALGFAIKMPMFPFHTWLPAAHVQAPVAGSVILASILLKMGGYGFLRFCLPMAPAATVYCMPYLIIMSLVSIIVGGYLALGQSDIKKLIAYSSVGHMGFVTLGIFLLNDAGIKGAMLQMINHGVTTGALFILIGLIYERTHSREISDNSKLGMFMPIYVTFLGIFSLSSLAFPGTNSFVGEFLVLFGAFDKYPLVGALAIPGAILAAAYMLRLLQKMVWDDSDGHGHHGDDHGDEHHLTDCNFREFIQLAFLTVFVFWIGLHPTPLLDMMDTSVAHLIHQVDAGSAVQEAVHHGEHHALLNQAGAWVKNLF
- a CDS encoding Na(+)/H(+) antiporter subunit D yields the protein MTSSIFMHPATMFIVGALLLPLFKKFNAQKIWLVVVPLLAFIQIKYLPASFGCVEWLGFKLQFGRVDELTMVFLHVFTLMALIGSIFGLHVKESGQHAAAWLYVAGSLGTTLAGDYLVVFIFWELMAFASVFLVWYRKRKRSIEAGYRYLLVHTFGGLVLLGGIFLRYQNLGDLTFVPISPDTATLADYLIMIGFMLNAAVPPIHAWLPDAYPEATVTGAVFMCAFTTKTAVYVLARGFAGFETLAIMGAIMTLYGVGYAVIENDARRILAYHIVSQVGYMVCGVGIGTEMAINGACAHAYAHILYKALLFMGVGSVLEMTGRSKLSELGGLYKYMPLSMIFTVIGGIAISGFPLTSGFISKSMIIAAAGANHQLILMLMLSLAAVGTFLSVGIKLPYFIWFGPNDCGLKPKEAYWNMQVGMFMAAFMCIFLGVYPDYLYDMLPYAVNYHPYNSYHLTETFHLLGFTGLGFYLMVKYLKPHDVSNLDLDWFYRRGAGWFMWVARKPISATNEWVSNVYQTVGLRFTMAMARALSWFDWEGIDWALDGSARGVVKGGEQVRQFQTGKLQQYIGGAVVLLFLVLIVVVLI